A stretch of [Clostridium] innocuum DNA encodes these proteins:
- a CDS encoding DUF4194 domain-containing protein, whose protein sequence is MKVEQLDLKDREEFGRIVNILLAENCIYQYAKIRQFEKKERNADYVFIHDHWDCFEEYLRYAGWLLCRERSSYMGMIYLVNEREDCSCRYRLTKLETQLLLILRNYYEEKMLELDASLTIRISVNELLQLLVDVHAMVSVRPSMQYIHAALQSLQRLNILQKYTQGDEELIWVLPYITCVLTPKRVEEILRKLRNEEGEEDDEAEENAAGQLAVLREDDPEL, encoded by the coding sequence ATGAAGGTAGAACAACTGGATCTGAAGGACCGCGAGGAATTCGGACGGATCGTCAATATATTACTGGCAGAAAACTGCATTTACCAGTATGCGAAAATCAGGCAGTTTGAGAAAAAGGAACGAAATGCAGACTATGTGTTTATCCATGATCACTGGGACTGCTTCGAGGAATATCTCCGCTATGCGGGATGGCTGCTGTGCAGGGAGCGTTCATCTTATATGGGGATGATTTATCTGGTCAATGAGCGGGAGGACTGCAGCTGCCGCTATCGTCTGACAAAGCTGGAAACGCAGCTTCTGCTGATTCTGCGTAATTATTATGAGGAGAAAATGCTGGAGCTGGATGCATCTCTCACCATACGTATTTCTGTCAATGAGCTGCTGCAGCTGCTGGTTGATGTGCATGCGATGGTAAGCGTAAGGCCTTCGATGCAATACATCCATGCGGCATTACAGTCCCTGCAAAGACTGAATATTCTTCAGAAATACACACAGGGGGATGAGGAGCTGATCTGGGTACTGCCTTATATCACCTGTGTTCTCACACCGAAGCGGGTGGAGGAAATTCTGAGGAAGCTGCGTAATGAGGAAGGAGAGGAAGACGATGAAGCTGAAGAAAATGCTGCTGGTCAACTGGCTGTATTACGAGAAGACGATCCTGAGCTTTGA
- a CDS encoding FtsX-like permease family protein: MKKKALLKDTLREIRKSFGRFFSIFAIVGIGVAFFAGVRDSVPVMKNTADTYFDDYNFMDLKIMSTIGMTKEDVSAIRQVDGVAGVYGSYSMDVLNTHNNQQRVYKLLSYPMNAKAEDENYINQMRLIKGRLPQKADECVIEYTNIKGADSRIGETITFASGTDEKLDASLKRSTYKIVGEVTMPYYLSYEKGSSAIGSGSIDNYAVIPDTNFKSSYYTEVYVTVDGAKKPNSYADAYFDIIDPKKTTITALGEERAQERFDDIKKEALAKVEAGRMEYEKNKKKYETEIKNAKDKLENAKDELLVGQATLNAEKSSAERTIQEKDAQLQQSEQTLSQLKSQYSSAKSYLDAQQKKLDDNLPQIQKQIAEAKEKLSSLDEELAKVDTQLQDPNLTELEKQLLQEKKAALETSRQVASPALTMLEAQISTMQEMVTMAASQLHALETQIATAQQQIETGKQQLASARVSAQQESAAAQDKITNGQKEIALGKLELEKQERDGAAKLQEAKEKLDRSEEDINSMETPKWYVLDRHSHYSYMDYGSAADRMGAIAKVFPLFFFLVAALVCLTTMTRMVDEERQEIGTLKALGYSKPDIAMKFVAYAAIASILGGICGAVIGMIVFPTVIFNAWGIMYTLPDVQLQADIGLAALAIGLASMITVAAALAACYKELVETPALLMRPKAPKNGKKILLERIPFIWKRFNFIYKVTARNIFRYKKRFLMTVIGISGCSALLVAGFGIQDSIGEIAVKQYGDIFKFDVTMTYKGEDTLSQKEQDLNELQKDSRVKSATAMAVYHGFYADEGEDKGIDLYVPQDVESLHTYISLRQRGSNEAISLNNDGAVITEKIAKDKHLKVGDTFPIDNGDGVKKDVKIAAITENYVGHIVYMTPSYYKSVYHKTPQNTGMFAIMRDSSEKDEQALGNAFMKKDTIDSVSFYSGIAASFQDTIASLSFIVVVLIISAGLLAFVVLYNLTNVNISERLREIATIKVLGFYDKEVSAYVYRENIFLTLIGALAGLVLGIVLHSLIMSLAELDTVMFGRNIEKLSFLYSVAITMVFAIIVNLVMYRKLKKIPMVESLKSVE, translated from the coding sequence ATGAAAAAGAAAGCCCTTCTGAAAGATACCCTGCGGGAAATCCGCAAATCCTTCGGTCGCTTCTTTTCCATCTTTGCCATCGTCGGCATCGGAGTCGCCTTCTTCGCCGGAGTACGGGACAGTGTACCGGTGATGAAAAATACTGCGGATACTTATTTTGATGACTATAATTTCATGGATCTGAAGATTATGTCGACCATCGGCATGACAAAGGAGGATGTTTCCGCTATCCGGCAGGTGGATGGAGTGGCCGGCGTGTATGGCAGCTACAGCATGGATGTACTCAATACGCATAACAATCAGCAGCGTGTCTACAAGCTGCTGTCTTATCCGATGAATGCGAAGGCAGAGGATGAAAACTATATCAATCAGATGCGGTTGATCAAGGGGCGGCTTCCTCAGAAAGCAGATGAATGCGTCATCGAATACACCAATATCAAGGGAGCGGATTCCAGAATCGGAGAAACGATAACCTTTGCGAGCGGTACGGACGAAAAACTGGATGCGTCATTAAAGCGCTCAACCTATAAAATCGTCGGAGAGGTAACGATGCCGTATTATCTGTCCTATGAAAAGGGCAGCTCTGCCATCGGCAGCGGCAGTATTGATAATTATGCGGTGATTCCGGATACCAACTTCAAATCCTCTTACTATACGGAGGTGTATGTGACGGTTGACGGCGCAAAGAAGCCCAACTCCTATGCGGATGCTTATTTCGATATCATCGATCCCAAGAAGACCACAATCACTGCACTGGGAGAGGAGCGTGCACAGGAACGCTTTGACGATATCAAAAAGGAAGCCCTTGCCAAGGTTGAAGCTGGTCGTATGGAATATGAGAAGAATAAAAAGAAATATGAGACAGAAATAAAAAATGCCAAGGACAAGCTGGAGAATGCAAAAGATGAACTGCTTGTTGGACAGGCCACCCTGAATGCAGAGAAAAGCAGTGCGGAAAGAACCATACAGGAAAAGGATGCACAGCTGCAGCAGAGTGAACAGACCCTGTCCCAGCTGAAATCTCAGTACTCCAGTGCGAAAAGCTATCTGGACGCGCAGCAGAAAAAGCTGGATGACAATCTGCCGCAGATACAAAAGCAGATAGCGGAAGCCAAAGAAAAGCTGTCCTCACTGGATGAGGAACTTGCCAAAGTGGATACGCAGCTGCAGGATCCGAATCTAACAGAGCTGGAAAAACAGCTGCTGCAGGAGAAAAAGGCGGCACTGGAAACCTCGCGGCAGGTTGCTTCTCCTGCATTAACGATGCTGGAAGCACAGATATCAACAATGCAGGAAATGGTAACCATGGCAGCCTCTCAGCTGCATGCACTCGAAACCCAGATTGCGACTGCCCAGCAGCAGATTGAGACGGGAAAGCAGCAGCTGGCATCCGCCAGAGTGAGCGCACAGCAGGAAAGTGCGGCCGCACAAGATAAGATAACAAACGGACAAAAGGAAATCGCGCTGGGAAAGCTGGAGCTTGAGAAGCAGGAAAGGGACGGTGCTGCCAAGCTGCAGGAGGCCAAGGAAAAGCTGGATCGGTCAGAGGAAGACATCAACAGCATGGAAACGCCGAAATGGTATGTACTGGACCGCCATTCGCATTACTCCTATATGGATTATGGAAGTGCTGCGGACCGCATGGGAGCGATTGCCAAGGTGTTTCCGCTGTTCTTCTTCCTTGTTGCGGCTCTGGTATGTCTGACGACGATGACCCGTATGGTCGATGAAGAGCGTCAGGAAATCGGTACCCTGAAGGCACTGGGATATTCCAAGCCGGATATCGCGATGAAATTTGTAGCCTATGCGGCGATCGCCAGTATCCTTGGTGGAATCTGCGGGGCAGTAATTGGCATGATTGTCTTCCCGACAGTGATTTTCAATGCCTGGGGAATTATGTATACACTGCCGGATGTTCAGCTGCAGGCGGATATCGGACTGGCGGCCCTTGCCATCGGGCTTGCCTCCATGATAACGGTAGCTGCAGCACTTGCGGCCTGTTATAAGGAGCTGGTTGAAACGCCGGCCCTCCTCATGCGTCCCAAGGCTCCGAAAAACGGTAAGAAGATTTTACTGGAGCGTATTCCATTTATATGGAAGCGATTCAATTTTATTTACAAGGTGACCGCGCGGAATATCTTTCGCTATAAAAAGCGTTTCCTCATGACGGTGATTGGAATCAGCGGCTGCAGTGCCCTGCTGGTAGCCGGCTTTGGTATTCAGGATTCCATCGGGGAAATTGCGGTGAAGCAGTATGGGGATATCTTCAAATTTGATGTCACCATGACATATAAAGGTGAGGATACGCTCAGCCAGAAGGAACAGGATTTGAACGAGCTGCAAAAGGACTCCCGTGTGAAGTCTGCCACTGCTATGGCGGTATATCACGGCTTCTATGCGGATGAGGGAGAGGATAAGGGAATCGACCTGTATGTTCCTCAGGATGTGGAAAGCCTGCATACGTATATCTCCCTGCGTCAGCGCGGCTCCAATGAAGCGATCAGCTTAAACAATGACGGAGCAGTTATCACAGAGAAAATCGCCAAGGATAAACATCTGAAGGTCGGCGATACCTTCCCAATCGACAATGGGGACGGTGTAAAGAAGGATGTGAAAATTGCGGCTATTACAGAGAACTATGTGGGGCATATCGTATATATGACACCCTCCTATTATAAGAGTGTCTATCACAAGACACCGCAAAATACCGGCATGTTTGCCATCATGCGGGACAGCAGTGAAAAGGATGAACAGGCGCTGGGAAATGCCTTTATGAAAAAGGATACCATTGATTCTGTATCCTTCTATTCCGGAATTGCAGCATCCTTCCAGGATACGATTGCATCCCTTTCCTTCATTGTTGTTGTATTGATTATCTCAGCCGGACTGCTGGCATTTGTCGTACTTTACAATCTGACGAATGTCAATATATCGGAGAGACTGCGTGAGATTGCGACCATTAAGGTACTGGGCTTTTATGACAAGGAGGTCAGTGCCTATGTATACAGAGAGAATATTTTCCTGACACTGATCGGTGCGCTGGCAGGGCTGGTGCTGGGAATCGTCCTGCACTCCTTGATTATGTCGCTGGCAGAGCTGGATACGGTGATGTTTGGAAGAAATATCGAAAAGCTTTCCTTCCTGTATTCCGTGGCAATCACGATGGTGTTTGCCATCATTGTGAATCTGGTAATGTATCGCAAGCTGAAAAAAATACCGATGGTGGAATCCCTGAAATCGGTAGAATAG
- a CDS encoding ABC transporter ATP-binding protein yields MSAYIEFQNVKKIYKMGEVEIQALAGVDFTIDKGEFVVIAGASGAGKSTILNILGGMDSSTSGNIFVDGTEISKFNAKQLTTYRRYDIGFVFQFYNLVQNLTVKENVELATQICKQPLDIDETIEAVGLKERASNFPAQLSGGEQQRVAIARALAKNPKLLLCDEPTGALDYNTGKQILKLLQDTCRQRGVSVVVITHNLALTAMGDKVIKVRNGKIDSITINEHPLPVERIEY; encoded by the coding sequence ATGAGCGCTTATATTGAATTTCAGAATGTGAAAAAGATATATAAAATGGGGGAAGTGGAAATCCAGGCACTTGCCGGTGTGGATTTTACCATTGATAAAGGGGAGTTTGTAGTAATTGCAGGAGCCAGCGGTGCCGGTAAAAGCACAATACTGAATATTCTTGGCGGCATGGACTCCTCAACAAGCGGCAATATTTTTGTGGATGGAACTGAAATCAGTAAATTTAATGCCAAGCAGCTGACAACGTACCGGCGCTATGATATTGGGTTTGTTTTTCAGTTCTATAATCTTGTGCAGAATCTGACTGTAAAGGAAAATGTGGAGCTGGCAACTCAGATTTGTAAGCAGCCGCTGGATATCGATGAAACAATTGAAGCTGTCGGACTGAAGGAGCGTGCCTCCAATTTCCCGGCACAGCTGTCCGGTGGAGAACAGCAGCGTGTGGCAATTGCCCGCGCACTTGCCAAAAATCCGAAGCTTTTGCTGTGTGATGAGCCGACAGGGGCACTGGATTACAATACCGGAAAACAGATTTTGAAGCTTTTGCAGGATACCTGCCGGCAGCGCGGAGTCAGTGTTGTAGTGATTACACACAATCTGGCATTGACTGCCATGGGAGATAAGGTAATCAAGGTACGAAACGGAAAAATTGACAGCATCACGATCAATGAGCATCCTTTACCGGTAGAAAGGATTGAATACTGA
- a CDS encoding PadR family transcriptional regulator, with amino-acid sequence MLPSQMMKGILDNCILIVIAQEDTYGYDISQKLKSYGFSDISEGTIYPLLLRLEKNGCINSEFRKSASGPNRKYYTITKAGHLEIQDFMKHWKELQQGVAAVMGGYAYES; translated from the coding sequence ATGCTGCCAAGTCAGATGATGAAGGGGATTCTGGATAACTGTATCCTGATCGTGATTGCACAGGAGGATACCTATGGGTATGATATTTCGCAAAAGCTGAAGAGCTACGGATTTTCCGATATATCGGAGGGTACGATTTATCCGCTGCTTCTTCGACTGGAGAAAAACGGATGTATCAACAGTGAATTTCGCAAATCGGCTTCCGGCCCCAATCGAAAATACTATACCATTACAAAAGCCGGTCATCTGGAAATACAGGATTTTATGAAGCATTGGAAGGAATTGCAGCAGGGTGTTGCCGCTGTGATGGGAGGATATGCATATGAATCGTAA